TTTCAGTACTTTTATAATCCTGATAGATAATATTATCCATCCATCCATTAACTTCTCCCAGATATTGATCCTCTCTAATTATGTTTAATACCCTTTGCTTAAAATCTTCTACTTTACATATTTTTTTTCCCATTAAAAACCCCTCTTTTCACTACCATAATATATACACTCATTTTTATCACCATCATAATATTTACAATTATTAAGAGAAAATATTTTATTAAGTAAATTAGGTTCTTGTAAATTTATATCTGGTTTTTCTGTTAAAAATTTTTCTGCTGTACTTTTTCTAAGATATATATCGTATAAGTAGTCTCCTATATAAGCAAAGTATATAGTATCATTTTTTTCTACAATCAAGTATTCATCTTCGTCTACTTTATATACATCTTTATCTCCATTTCTTTCTATAACCAATTTATACGTTTTAATTAGCGAACCCTTTTTTGACATCTTCATTACTTTTCCTTCTTCTAAATGATATTCTAACATTGACATATCAATTTTTTTTCCACCAATGTTATTAAGACCTATAATTGAAATTACTATAAAAATTGTGTATACTCCTAATATTAATACTGCTTGTAACTTTCTGCATTTATACATAATATGCACCCCTTACCTTACCGTCGTATTATTAAGTAATAACAACATCTCCAGTAAGTATTTTTTCTGGCATTTTTATACCTAGAAATATTATTCAATTATATATTTTTGTTAATTTTTTTATCTAGTATTCCATTTAGTCTCTCTTCAAATATAATTTTTATTATGCTTATAATAAGTACAATAAAGAATATTGCACCCATAAATACTAAAAAACCCTTACCAATTATAATTATTACATCAAGTATTATTGCTGTATCAAAATAAAAATATTTTTCAATTAACTCCAGAATTCTATTCATCTTGCCTATCTCCTTTTTCTGTAATATACTTTTCAACTTGGTCTAATCTTATATTATTCAACCTTTCTTGAGTATCTTTATATGTAAATTCTTTTTCTTTTTCTTTTGACATTATATTTCTCCTCCTACAAACCTATTGTTTATGTATTTTTTCTTCCAAATTTTTGATATCATAATTATTTTGTTGGATTTCCATTTCCCAACAATCTTTAAACAGGTATTCAGGATTAGTTCTTATTTTATTTTTAAGCATATCATTTCTTTCTTTCAACTTTCTAATTTCTTCTTTAATTTTTTTTATAGATTTTTTCATTTCATTAATCGCTCCTCTTATCTTTTTTTAGTAATATCGAGTAATCTATTTCTAATAGATTACATAATTCATAATATAAGAATAATGATGGAACCTTGTTTTTTGTCCATTGAGACACAAGTCCCTTACTTACACCTAGTAAACCTGCTACATCTTTTTTTTGATAATTGCTTTTAGTAATTAATTCTTCTAAAAGCTTATTATTAAAAAAATTGTTTTTGCGTATTTTCTTATTTTTTTCCTGTTGATCTAAAATTTCATAGATATTCATTATCTATCACTCCATTTAAAATTGTTTACTTATATTATACCATAATGGTTTAATATAAGTAAACTATTAGAAGTGTATTATACTAAAATTATCTTTTTAAATAATTTTCTATTATATTAATATTTTTTCATTCATGTATTCCATTTTATTCAGCTGCACCTGGAATAATTAATTATTAATGTAACACAATTTTTACTCACCTACTTTCTCTTTCATATTATTATTAACAGCTCCTTTTGTACCGCACATTTTTAGTTGGCAAATAATATCACAGTCTTCCATTATTTCTTCTTCAAACCTTCCACGATTAGGATCAAGTTCATCAAGATATATAGGTCCATTAATATCTTTAATACATGTATGACCTATTTCTCTTTCCCTTTTAGCTCTTTTAAGGAATACCTCTGGGAAATCTATTCTGATTTTGTTCCAGTATCCCATGCCACCTTTAGGACATCCTATACAGTTATTATTATGATATCCTAAATCATACATCTTAGGTCTTTTAATTTTTAATTCTTTGAGCATACCATGGCATTCCTGCTTAGTTAATTGGTGGTCAATTAACGGAAATATATGATCACATTGTGGCATTGATGCTTCTATTTGTTCTTTCCTATGCT
This sequence is a window from Vallitalea longa. Protein-coding genes within it:
- a CDS encoding helix-turn-helix domain-containing protein, with product MNIYEILDQQEKNKKIRKNNFFNNKLLEELITKSNYQKKDVAGLLGVSKGLVSQWTKNKVPSLFLYYELCNLLEIDYSILLKKDKRSD
- a CDS encoding phosphoadenosine phosphosulfate reductase family protein: MLVSWFSAGVSSFIATYLMRDKIDKILYCHIEDQHPDTLRFINDCEKALGYKIEKIQSPYKNVDSVQKQFQFINSAYGNKCTEILKKRVRKQWEYGKKNLTYIWGFDLNEKHRKEQIEASMPQCDHIFPLIDHQLTKQECHGMLKELKIKRPKMYDLGYHNNNCIGCPKGGMGYWNKIRIDFPEVFLKRAKREREIGHTCIKDINGPIYLDELDPNRGRFEEEIMEDCDIICQLKMCGTKGAVNNNMKEKVGE